The sequence TTGAAGAAAAGAAAGCATTGTTTGTACAATATTCTAAATTTCAAAATGCAGCACAAACAACTACAAGTAAAGGAAAGAAATGGTCAATGTGGGGCATAATACCATTCATTAAAGATATTATaccatcaccatcttcaAAGGTTGATTCATCGTCATCGTCACAAATTTCATCACCAAttttatcatcaccaccaccaccaatgaaacaaccaccaccacaagtTATAGTACCACCATCTTCATTGACAACCTCATCAAATACAACCTCTATTAGTATTgcagattttgaaattattaaaccaatttcaaGAGGTGCATTTGGTAGAGTTTATTTAGCACAAAAGAAGAAAACTGGTGATTTATATGCTATCAAAGTCTTAAAGAAATTGGATACAATTAGAAAGAATATGGTTAATCATGTGATTGTAGAGAGAAATATTTTAGCAATGGTTCaaaatgaatttgttgtgaaattattttatgcTTTTCAATCAACTGATAAACTTTATTTGGTTATGgaatatttaattggtggtgatTGTGCTTCATTATTACGTGCATTAGGTTGTTTCGAAGAGCATATGGCAAAACATTACATTGCAGAAACTGTATTATGTTTAGAGTATCTTCATAAATCTGCAATCGTTCATAGAGATTTAAAACCTGATAATATGTTAATCGATGGTTTAGGTCATATTAAATTAACAGATTTTGGTTTATCTAAAATTGGTATTATAgatgataaaaaaatggaagaTAGTggaaatacaaatacaaatactcATTTCAATTTTAGTACTTCTCCAACAAATACTTCAATGATGGATGATTCAAGCACCACTGGAAATccaaatggtaatggtaatacaAGTTTAAATTCAAGTcaaacaaatattttatcaCCATATCCACAAAGAAAGAATACTTTGAAAACTCCATTAAAGAAACCAGTTAAAAAAGTCGTTGGTACACCAGATTATTTAAGTCCAGAGATTCTTTTAGGTACAGGTCATGGTCAAACAGTTGATTGGTGGGCATTgggtattattttatatgaaTTTTTAACAGGTTCACCAccatttaatgatgatacaCCAGAGTTAATCTTTCAACATATTTTACATCGTGATCGTGAAATGGAATGGCCAGAAGAGATTTCATCAGAGGCAAAAGATTTAATACTTAAACTTTTAAATCCAGATCCATACAAAAGATTAGGTGCTAATGGTGCTTATGAAGTTAAAACTCATCCATTCTTTGCAAATGTTAATTGGGATACTCTTATTGATCAAGAAATGGATAATATATTCTTACCAAAACctgaaaataattatgataCTGATTATTTTTGGGATAGACAATCAATGTATGATGATGAAGCTGAAGATGATTTTTTAACTATAAATCAATCACAACCTCAACACCAATCTCAACATCAATCTCAACCTCAATCTCAACCTCAACCTCAATCTCAAAATTTAggtcaaaataataataacagtgaaagtaataataataataataatagtaatagtaatgttAGTGGtcaaaatatcaataatagtgtcagcagcagcagcaataataatggtagtggtaatttaaataatatttgtaataatagtaatgttaatgctaataataataattcaaatggaaatttaggtaataataataataataaaaataataatattaataatgataatgacaaaaataaaaataataattcaaatgtccaaaataataataataataataataacaatatattacaacaatcatcatcaccttCTTCAACATCATCTTCACTAtcaaatagtagtaataataaccatAATGGTGGTagacaaattaataatagtaaagaTAGTGACAATagtattggtggtggtaaaaataattcaaaaattgaagatattgaaaaagatcCAATCACTTTTGGTAATTTCTCTTTTACCAACATCAATCACTTAAAAGAtatgaataattttttcttaaaaaataaatcttaatctttaaaaatttttagtaatttgtggataaaactaaaattttatccataaattactatttgtaaatttcaaaaccaaaaaaaaaaaaaaaaaaaaaaaacttctttcattattattattatttattttttttttttttttttttttttttttacaaagatatatttttattttttatttttaatttttaattgttgataataaatactactattttataaaaacatttCTATGGCCAAAAAAACCATAACAATGTAATTATGAAATAGTactaaatatttaaagagGTCGAGCATGACCAACCCTAGCGTGGATATAAAAATCTAAAGCTAAAAATTCcataaaaatttgaattagcTGAGGAATGGCAGAATTGACAATAATTTGGCCAAAGGGACCCGTTTCAAGAAAATCTAAATAATCAACGACATACTTAAAACAAGGGTCAAGAGAGTTTAAGATTACACATGATTTTGGTGgtccaaattttattttggggAATGGTTCTAGAAAGAGATTTGGTTGATTTAGTGTTTCTGGTAATTTTCCAATACCCTTAGTAGCTTCTCTAAGAGTTCCCGATAAACGTATGATATTGCACTCGTGTTCTTCGATTACTGGGTCAATTTGTGGTTCATTGACTAGACCTCCAAGAATTAATTCTAAATGTAGATTTTCTTGAGATGGTGGAGGTGgcggtggtagtggtggtggtggtggtggtggtggtggtggtggtggtggtggtggtggtggtggtggtggtggtggtggtggtggtggtggtggtggtggtggtggtggtggtggtggcggtggtggtggtgccggtggtagtggtggagGGAGCTCTATTAccattttttcattaaaattatatttcaaGAATAATGGACATTGTTTTGCTATGATCTTAAATAATTcggttttatttattaaagatCTATTTTTGCCATTTTCCATTGCTTTGCAGTTTGAATATTCATTAGATTTGTTGTGTAaatccattttttaattgtacaaaaaaaaaaaattctacaGGAAAGgaataaactattaaaaaagataatattattattttgtactaattttttcttttttttttttttttaaacagcATTTTTTCCTTTTCACAAAATTAAACGAAAAAAAGAcatgaaaaataaaacaaaaaaaattaaaatagaaaGTGGAAAAAGGTGATCAcctttttccaaaaaaaaataataaataattaaaaaagacaTAAACAAGACttacattttataaaaaataattttttgatgaaattaacTATTGAAAAAACAATACCACAACGAAGggaaaactataaaaaaaaaaaaaaaaaaaaaaaattaaaaaaattaaaaaaattaaataaaattaaatgaaatttcattaaaaattgttaaattacCTACCAACTTCAAATGATcgattatttgaaatattatattattatattatattatttttagttaaaaaaaaagattaaaaaatgaaaaaataactaatttattaaaaaggattaaaaaaaaaaaaaaaaaaaaaatttaaatcttctAAAAAggaatttgattaaaaaaaaaaaattaaaaaaaaaaatttgattaattaaggaaaaaaaaaaaaaaaataaaattttttttttttttttttttttttttttaattaaatatatatatacatacataaataaattaaaaaatctaaaaaaaaaaacttatattaatcaaaataaagagaaatgaacaaaaaaaaaaaaaaaaaataaaaaaaaaataaaaatttatttaatttaaaaaaaaaaaaaaaaaaaaaaaaacaaaaaaaaattctattcTGAAGTATTCATTTTGTTTCATATTCTTTCATTGGACCAAACAATTCAcctaaataaattaaataaaattaaaaaaaaaaaaaaaaaaaaattaatttattttattttttatttattttattttgttttttatttattgtgtagggaaattattaatatgattttattttttagcgTTTTATGGGGTGTGCATTTAAACGCAAtggtaaaaatattaattttaatttaaaatttttttttttttttttttagggggCCTTTCCcacattgttttttttcgatcaaaaaaataaaaaaaaaaaaaaaagaaaattgagaaattttaaaaaaaaaaaatcacccCAAAATATCGGCACCCCTTTTCGTGTAAAAACCGCGCCGGTgaatttttccaaaaaaaaaaaagaaaaaaaaaattaatttgggCAAACCcgcaattttttttaaaaaaaaattaataattaaattagccaaatccaaaaaaataaataaggaGATTAtagattaaatttatttactttttttttttaaaactaaatggtaaatttttttttttcatttgatattttaGTGATGACTTTTGTCTTGACTTTTCTagtgtaattttttttttttttttttattttcaagatttacttattaatttttttatttttttttatttttttcaagatTTATTGGAAAACCCTATCActccttttattttttttttttaattttcactCCTCTTCATTTTTCTGATAAAAATtgaaccttttttttttattaaatcggATCACTCTTTGTAATTTCTCTTTTAACAACATCAATCActtaaaaagatattaataattttttcttaaaaataaatcttaatcttcaaaaatttttagtAGTTTGTggataaaacaaaaattactactttcaaaaccaaaaaaaaaaaaaaaaaaaaaaaaagaaatttctttcattattataattatttattttatttttttaaagatatattattattattattattgttattattattaccaacaaTTGAcggtttatttttatattttttattttttttatttttatttttaatttttaatggttgataataaaatactactattttataaaaacatttCTATGGCCAAAAAAACCATAACAATGTAATTATGAAATAGTACTAAATATTTTAAGGGAGGTCAAATATGGCCAACTCTAGCGAGaaaataaatgtttaaaGCTAAAAATTCTTCCAAAATTAGACATAACTCAGAGATGGCAGAATCGATAGTAATTTGGTCAATGAATTGATCattcatttcaaaaaattctaaatacCTATTGAAAGAAATAACACAATGTTGGAGAGAGTTTAAGactgattttgattttagtggtccaaattttattttggtgaATGGTTCTAGAAAGTGT comes from Dictyostelium discoideum AX4 chromosome 2 chromosome, whole genome shotgun sequence and encodes:
- a CDS encoding hypothetical protein (Similar to Volvox carteri f. nagariensis. Pherophorin-dz1 protein), giving the protein MDLHNKSNEYSNCKAMENGKNRSLINKTELFKIIAKQCPLFLKYNFNEKMVIELPPPLPPAPPPPPPPPPPPPPPPPPPPPPPPPPPPPPPPPPPPPPPPPLPPPPPPSQENLHLELILGGLVNEPQIDPVIEEHECNIIRLSGTLREATKGIGKLPETLNQPNLFLEPFPKIKFGPPKSCVILNSLDPCFKYVVDYLDFLETGPFGQIIVNSAIPQLIQIFMEFLALDFYIHARVGHARPL